Proteins encoded by one window of Aspergillus puulaauensis MK2 DNA, chromosome 4, nearly complete sequence:
- a CDS encoding uncharacterized protein (COG:T;~EggNog:ENOG410PK2U;~InterPro:IPR004254;~PFAM:PF03006;~TransMembrane:7 (o265-285i297-317o337-357i364-380o392-411i423-445o465-481i);~go_component: GO:0016021 - integral component of membrane [Evidence IEA]), with product MACSAQSVTIESYLDNSAFSSAYATPSEETSLLRDRKRRHSFHTARKLSCDYDADAVFLRVELFLAELERRLHWIEQYRRSHMVQIDASLRRAYATLEAVRDQCSHASGELMGSGKKRAKILVETLEDRYNDALATKETLEQKAQAGVRLMESFLTELESRAHAVRGRGVYGALDDGWKAVDSKLVQAKEVMDEGMERARMVKDALRENIDQAILLAKEKRLIAYSELPDPWRINPHILSGYRFTSSKVECFTSMFTPSNELVNIWSHLIGLIIVLSIAFYFYPLNPNFHLSTNADMLIAAVFFFAACKCLVCSTLWHTMNSIASQPLMERFACVDYTGISFLVAASIVTTEYTAFYCEPTSRWVYILLTMSLGVGGVILPWHPTFNRPDFAWIRVAFYATLALTGFAPIAQLTYTRGFAWCLYFYAPVMKSILVYFLGACVYASQVPERWRPGLFDYCGGSHNIWHLAVLGGILFHYHAMQDLFANAFQRAQGECPNLTS from the exons ATGGCGTGCTCTGCTCAATCCGTTACTATCGAGTCCTACCTCGACAACTCGGCTTTCTCCTCGGCTTACGCTACCCCCTCCGAGGAGACCTCTCTGCTTCGAGACCGCAAGCGAAGGCACTCTTTCCATACGGCGAGGAAGCTATCTTGCGACTATGATGCAGATGCTGTATTCCTAAGG GTCGAACTCTTCCTTGCGGAACTGGAAAGACGCCTCCACTGGATCGAACAATATCGCCGATCCCATATGGTACAGATCGATGCCAGCCTACGCAGAGCATATGCAACATTAGAGGCTGTACGAGATCAGTGCTCCCATGCATCGGGGGAGCTGATGGGCAGTGGCAAGAAGAGGGCAAAGATCCTGGTGGAGACTTTGGAAGACCGTTATAACGATGCGTTGGCGACAAAGGAAACATTAGAGCAAAAGGCTCAAGCAGGTGTCCGCTTGATGGAGTCTTTCCTGACCGAGCTCGAATCCCGCGCCCATGCTGTCCGGGGCCGCGGCGTCTACGGAGCTCTGGACGATGGCTGGAAGGCGGTTGATTCGAAGTTGGTCCAAGCGAAGGAAGTGATGGACGAGGGAATGGAACGGGCTCGCATGGTCAAAGATGCCCTCCGGGAAAACATCGACCAGGCTATCCTATTAGCCAAAGAGAAACGGTTAATCGCCTATTCAGAGCTGCCGGATCCATGGAGAATAAACCCTCATATTCTTTCTGGCTATCGGTTCACCTCATCGAAGGTGGAATGCTTCACCTCTATGTTCACACCCTCCAACGAACTCGTCAACATCTGGTCGCACCTAATCGGACTTATCATTGTtctctccatcgccttctaCTTCTACCCGCTGAACCCTAACTTTCACCTAAGTACTAATGCTGACATGCTCATCGCggctgtcttcttcttcgccgcttGCAAATGCCTGGTCTGCAGCACCTTATGGCACACAATGAACAGCAttgccagccagccactgATGGAGCGCTTTGCCTGTGTCGACTACACCGGAATTTCCTTCCTCGTTGCCGCCTCTATCGTGACAACCGAGTACACGGCCTTTTACTGTGAACCTACATCCCGTTGGGTCTACATCCTCCTCACAATGTCCCTAGGAGTCGGCGGCGTTATCCTTCCGTGGCACCCTACTTTCAACCGCCCGGACTTCGCCTGGATCCGGGTAGCTTTCTACGCCACTCTCGCCCTGACAGGCTTTGCCCCTATCGCCCAACTAACCTACACCCGCGGCTTCGCTTGGTGCCTCTATTTCTACGCTCCTGTCATGAAGAGCATCCTCGTGTACTTTCTCGGAGCCTGTGTCTATGCCTCTCAGGTCCCGGAACGCTGGCGTCCAGGCCTTTTCGACTACTGCGGTGGCAGCCACAACATCTGGCATCTTGCAGTCCTCGGAGGCATCCTGTTTCATTACCACGCCATGCAGGATCTCTTCGCCAACGCTTTCCAGCGCGCGCAGGGTGAATGTCCTAACCTTACTTCTTAA